One genomic window of Notamacropus eugenii isolate mMacEug1 chromosome 6, mMacEug1.pri_v2, whole genome shotgun sequence includes the following:
- the NWD2 gene encoding NACHT and WD repeat domain-containing protein 2 — MWPAGAGSKLPCARDSALRRAAFSGNLTALPSHLVPAGRSVRVFISANPEDTGAERQALRENVYPKLREFCRENYGLEFQVIDLYWGLDEDEWDSPELQKTRMKLLEDCLKTSAGPCFVGLLGEKYGNIRIPGEVESSEFEMILDAAIEAKLETKVLEEWYCRDENSVPAAYYLRPKWEMLKSNKNSMPPSANTENEKKWQEISEEIKKIFKTAVKLLHEKGKMKHSQAKRYLFSAIEDEFDFALGKQTPAFLKKCVCYIRKIANIERFVKIPAMGKYMDITGTEPRIIRDPEAHEKLIKLRDEFIPTIVASSNLRVYTSITHCDMKLGYSQEVENHYIEGLGKQFYEDMIDIIQATVQQNFDTETDTLYDEILQHSSLCKTYASFYEYKSESLNIVHKYLLPSKAGHINPLITFGGPCTGKTLLLAEVAKKAYGWLHEEMGPESDPVIIVRFLGTTDMSTDLKNLLLSICEQLAINYRCLVQSYPKKVHDLRDLFINLLNESSFQRPLVIIFDALEQLSDVDDARKLWWLPVHLPRFVRIVLSTLPNKHGILQKLRCLIHEEDNYIELIPKDRKMCSQVLKHQLLRVKRKVTSGQQIYVNEAFSKCTLPMFVNLTFREVRNWRSHKDVDESSLCITVHDSIEQLFWSLEKKCGQKLVSRALGYITMAKMGLSEMELEDILALDNSVMNELNENIRPSNPLRVPYVYIARLKEDLSGYLIERHVKNVTLLVWANRHLQLIAQKLYLHNDTDLREMHTILADYFLGVWSGGRRKAFCLEDPYLNGCLDLESRSLLEEEKHFLEQASFDRQAPDQPWVFQCNPLEPDIFFVNHRKMSELLHHLTRCGKTDDLLYGVIMNFSWLYTMVKIGQFDKALADIEVAYNYSQEKELKFLASTLRGIRSKIITFPGSLSAELQQRLLPVVSSLPKLRHLLLECDKDGPKYCSIVPLHSSMDVTYSPERLPLSSSHLHVTEILPTCNPSTVLTALENGSISTWDVETRQLLRQITTAQSVILGMKLTTDEKYLVVATTNNTLLIYDNINSCLLSEVEIKGAKHGSGSNFINGFTLSITHALAWLEASKDVTVIDLLYGWPLYQFHCWYEVTCVQCSLDGVYAFCGQYLNTTTIFHLGSGEKLSTVTSEFSGGFVKFLLILDTAQEMVMVDSEGSLSVWNTEEITNPQLTDDFDCRREDSEVVSIELSEDQSAILICKALSIELLDTTMWKVAEKFRAKHNERFISAVLSKNGDCIIATMENTSAVFFWRRDTGQCMASLQEVSGTIVKLVKSNHHNMLLSLSTSGVLSIWDIDIITAMSNIDKTGRPIQRLVLPARGEIIYSLDGSESVHKWNFSNGFIEAEFKHEGIVEHCVLTSSGDVMVTSDDKCSQYVWHTNSGENLFRINGQRISQLLITHNDQFVVSLCEENASRVWRLATGHRVCNILTPLQNAFITSANTFVVGITKNKVLAVSLWTGSITKKFCCEDGTMIVNFKLIPDCPDIIVFITSTETVNIWSLTDEVICRRVQLPNNFLKNLEDFEISPNGKLGIMSRGDENINVLDLHSGKLRVVHAAGIIWRQRLSRDGRYLVYICFRNGEEEDDNGAVSSLIVMRLADGKNIGACSLYKTPTYLALSQRHLNIIVGFDDGSIGIYTVVDRVDAALKIKIATSNSRQIFNSATQASRPKCNSYCFKATADCIWRESTEVFARDSPITVTDPAETTEATPTKKHNPYDRVCSAIESRGHSFAADN; from the exons GGGCTGTTAGGTGAAAAGTATGGAAACATCCGAATTCCTGGGGAAGTTGAGTCATCAGAATTTGAGATGATTTTGGATGCTGCCATAGAAGCAAAGCTGGAAACCAAGGTGCTCGAAGAATGGTACTGCCGAGATGAGAACTCTGTTCCAGCAGCCTATTACCTCAGACCTAAATGGGAAATGCTGAAAAGCAATAAGAACTCA ATGCCACCTTCTGCCAAtactgagaatgaaaaaaaatggcaagagatatcagaggaaataaagaagatTTTTAAGACAGCTGTGAAATTGCTAcatgaaaaggggaaaatgaagcaCAGTCAAGCCAAGAGATATCTCTTTTCAG CTATTGAAGATGAGTTTGACTTTGCTTTGGGAAAACAAACACCAGCATTCCTAAAGAAATGTGTTTGCTACATTAGAAAAATTGCAAACATTGAGCGTTTTGTGAAAATTCCAGCAATGGGTAAATACATGGACATAACTGGGACAGAACCAAGAATTATCCGAGACCCAGAAGCCCACGAGAAACTGATAAAACTCAGGGATGAATTTATTCCTACCATTGTGGCATCATCTAATCTGAGAGTCTACACTTCCATTACACATTGTGACATGAAACTAGGTTATTCCCAAGAAGTAGAGAACCATTATATAGAAGGCCTTGGTAAACAGTTTTATGAGGATATGATTGACATCATTCAGGCAACTGTACAACAGAATTTTGACACAGAAACCGATACACTGTATGACGAAATTCTTCAGCACTCAtcattatgtaaaacatatgccTCCTTCTACGAGTACAAAAGTGAATCTCTAAATATAGTGCATAAATACCTTCTTCCCAGCAAAGCAGGGCACATTAACCCTCTCATCACCTTTGGAGGACCTTGCACTGGAAAAACTCTTCTGTTAGCTGAAGTAGCCAAGAAG GCTTATGGTTGGCTACACGAAGAGATGGGACCTGAATCTGACCCAGTGATAATTGTAAGATTTCTAGGAACCACAGACATGAGCACTGATCTTAAGAATCTACTTCTAAGCATCTGTGAACAACTGGCAATTAACTACCGGTGCCTGGTGCAAAGCTATCCTAAGAAGGTTCATGATCTTCGTGACTTATTTATAAATCTCTTGAATGAGTCTTCATTTCAGAGGCCCTTGGTAATAATATTTGATGCTCTAGAACAGCTCTCTGATGTTGATGATGCCAGAAAACTTTGGTGGCTCCCTGTTCACCTTCCCCGTTTTGTACGGATAGTACTATCCACACTGCCCAACAAACATGGGATCCTGCAGAAACTAAGGTGCCTTATCCATGAAGAAGACAATTATATTGAGCTCATTCCAAAGGACAGAAAAATGTGCAGTCAGGTCCTAAAACACCAGTTGCTGCGAGTCAAAAGAAAAGTGACATCAGGGCAACAGATCTATGTCAACGAAGCTTTCTCCAAGTGCACCTTGCCAATGTTTGTGAACTTAACCTTCAGGGAGGTAAGAAACTGGAGATCCCACAAAGATGTGGATGAGTCTTCCCTTTGCATCACAGTCCACGATAGCATAGAGCAGTTATTTTGGTCCCTGGAGAAGAAATGTGGACAGAAACTAGTATCCCGAGCTCTGGGTTACATCACCATGGCTAAAATGGGTTTGAGTGAAATGGAGTTGGAAGATATTTTAGCGTTGGACAACAGTGTCATGAATGAACTAAATGAGAATATACGACCAAGTAACCCCCTGAGGGTGCCTTATGTATATATTGCAAGGcttaaggaggacctgagtggaTACTTGATAGAGAGACATGTGAAAAATGTCACACTCTTGGTGTGGGCCAATAGGCACCTACAACTCATAGCACAGAAGCTTTACCTACATAATGACACAGACCTGCGTGAAATGCACACGATCCTAGCAGATTATTTTCTGGGGGTCTGGTCTGGTGGCAGGAGGAAAGCTTTCTGCCTCGAAGACCCATACTTGAATGGCTGCCTTGATCTAGAAAGCAGAAGTTTGCTAGAGGAAGAAAAGCATTTCCTGGAGCAGGCATCTTTTGATAGACAGgccccagatcaaccctgggtgtTTCAGTGCAATCCACTAGAGCCTGACATCTTTTTTGTCAATCACCGCAAAATGTCAGAGCTTTTACACCACTTGACGAGATGTGGGAAAACAGATGACCTTCTCTATGGAGTCATTATGAACTTCAGCTGGCTTTATACCATGGTAAAAATTGGCCAATTTGACAAAGCCCTTGCAGACATTGAGGTGGCTTACAACTACTCACAAGAGAAGGAACTGAAGTTTCTGGCCAGTACCCTTCGAGGCATCAGAAGCAAGATCATTACATTCCCTGGCTCCCTCTCTGCAGAGCTACAGCAGAGGCTTCTTCCAGTTGTCAGTTCATTACCCAAACTGAGGCACCTTCTTTTGGAATGTGACAAGGATGGACCTAAATACTGCTCCATTGTACCCTTACATTCTTCCATGGATGTGACTTACAGCCCCGAAAGACTTCCCTTGTCATCTAGTCATCTACACGTCACGGAGATTTTGCCAACTTGTAACCCAAGTACTGTCCTCACAGCTTTGGAAAATGGTTCCATCAGCACATGGGATGTAGAGACTCGTCAGTTACTCAGGCAAATCACCACAGCCCAGTCTGTTATTCTGGGCATGAAGCTCACCACAGATGAAAAGTACCTTGTGGTAGCCACAACCAATAATACCTTGTTGATTTATGACAACATAAATTCCTGCCTCCTCTCTGAAGTTGAAATTAAAGGTGCCAAGCATGGAAGTGGTTCTAATTTCATCAATGGGTTTACTTTGTCAATTACACATGCCCTTGCCTGGTTGGAGGCCAGCAAAGATGTCACTGTCATTGATCTACTTTATGGATGGCCTCTTTATCAGTTCCACTGCTGGTATGAAGTCACTTGTGTCCAATGTTCTCTGGATGGAGTATATGCTTTCTGTGGGCAATATCTAAATACCACTACCATATTTCATTTAGGGAGTGGAGAAAAGCTCTCCACTGTGACATCTGAATTTTCAGGTGGCTTTGTGAAGTTTCTTCTCATCTTGGACACAGCGCAAGAAATGGTAATGGTTGACAGTGAGGGCAGCCTTTCTGTATGGAATACTGAAGAAATCACCAATCCCCAACTAACGGATGATTTTGATTGTCGAAGAGAAGACAGCGAAGTTGTCAGTATTGAACTTTCTGAGGACCAAAGTGCAATTCTTATCTGCAAAGCCCTCAGCATAGAACTCTTAGACACTACAATGTGGAAGGTGGCAGAAAAATTCCGAGCCAAACACAATGAGCGCTTTATCTCTGCAGTGCTGTCCAAAAATGGCGACTGCATAATTGCTACTATGGAAAATACCTCAGCTGtgtttttttggaggagggacaCTGGGCAGTGTATGGCAAGTTTACAGGAAGTCTCAGGAACCATAGTCAAGCTGGTCAAGTCTAATCACCATAATATGCTGCTCTCTTTGTCTACCAGTGGTGTCCTGTCTATCTGGGACATAGATATCATTACAGCAATGTCCAACATAGACAAGACTGGAAGACCCATCCAAAGACTGGTGTTACCAGCTagaggtgaaataatttactcccTAGATGGATCTGAATCTGTCCATAAGTGGAACTTTAGCAATGGATTCATTGAGGCAGAATTTAAGCATGAAGGCATCGTAGAGCACTGTGTGCTCACCTCCTCTGGGGATGTGATGGTGACATCAGATGACAAATGTAGTCAATATGTGTGGCATACCAATAGTGGTGAAAACCTCTTTCGCATTAATGGGCAAAGAATATCCCAGCTGCTGATTACACACAATGATCAATTTGTGGTTTCACTTTGTGAGGAAAACGCCTCTAGGGTGTGGCGACTGGCCACAGGCCACAGGGTGTGCAATATTCTCACTCCTTTACAGAATGCATTTATAACCTCTGCAAATACATTTGTGGTAGGCATCACAAAAAACAAAGTGCTGGCAGTGAGCTTATGGACAGGAAGTATCACCAAGAAGTTCTGCTGCGAGGATGGGACCATGATTGTAAATTTCAAATTGATACCTGACTGCCCTGATATCATAGTGTTTATAACATCAACGGAAACTGTGAACATCTGGAGCCTGACAGACGAAGTCATCTGTCGACGTGTGCAACTTccaaacaatttcttaaaaaatctAGAGGACTTTGAAATTTCCCCCAATGGGAAACTAGGTATTATGTCCCGGGGGGATGAAAATATAAACGTTCTTGATCTGCATAGTGGTAAGCTACGAGTGGTACATGCTGCTGGAATCATCTGGCGGCAGAGGTTATCTCGAGACGGCCGCTACCTGGTCTATATTTGTTTCCggaatggagaagaggaagatgacAATGGTGCGGTCTCCAGCTTAATTGTCATGAGACTTGcagatggaaagaacattggtgCTTGCTCACTTTACAAGACACCAACATATCTTGCACTGTCACAGAGGCACTTGAATATTATCGTTGGTTTTGATGATGGAAGTATAGGGATTTATACTGTAGTGGACCGGGTAGATGCAgcattgaaaattaaaattgccACTTCAAACAGCCGGCAAATTTTCAACAGTGCAACACAAGCATCCAGGCCAAAGTGTAATAGTTATTGCTTTAAGGCTACTGCAGATTGTATTTGGAGAGAATCCACTGAGGTGTTTGCAAGAGATAGCCCCATCACAGTGACTGATCCTGCAGAAACAACTGAAGCAACACCAACCAAAAAACACAATCCTTATGACCGTGTATGCTCTGCCATAGAGAGCAGGGGCCACAGTTTTGCTGCTGACAACTAA